Below is a window of 'Nostoc azollae' 0708 DNA.
ATTACCCAAGATGCTTGCGCTTTCTAGCAAGACCACAGCCTATTTGCAGACTACACAGGTGTCGTTCTCGACCCAAAAGAAGGTGAACGTATTTCCCAAACGTTAGGTAAAAACAAAGCCATTATTCTCCAGAACCACGGCTTACTCACAGTAGGGAAAACAGTTGATGAGGCAGCTTGGTGGTTCATTACAATGGAGCGTTCTTGTCAAGCACAATTACTACCTGAAGCTGCAGGGAAACGCGATCCTATCCAACCAGAGTATGCAAGCTTAACCCACTCTCAGGTAAGTTCTCATGAATTGGGTTGGTTTAGCTTTCAAGCGTTGTACGAGATGATTGTGCAGCAAGAACCAGATTTGTTGAATTAAGAGTCTTTTGTTGACGTTTAATAACTCCTGTTACACCGAACCCCCCCAGACCCAACAGTCCCTAAGCTGCTAACGCAAAAGTTTAGCCTTATTTCGATTGGTACATTATTAAATTGCAAGCCGCATCAAGCTGTAGATATCAAAAACTTGTAGTCGAAAATAGTCTGTTTGACATTTTTTATCCAGCAATTCACAGTCGTGAGGACACGTTTATAACCGCTTGGTATAGTTTGTTTTTACACCTTTAATTTCAAAGCCTCGGTTGCTGAAATTCCCTCACTCTGAATACCGAAATATGACAAAGCCGCACCAGCTTCAGCACGAGTTACAGCTTTTTTGGGTTGAAATAATGTTGTATACCCAAACACCCGACGAATATTTGATTGTTGAGCACCTTGGAAATCAGCCAAAATTGCTCTTAGTGCTTTAGGGTCAATTTTTTCTGTATCTTGGAAACCCCAGGTTTGCTTGACGGCTTCTAAGTTAGCAGCAGGTAAGGCTTGACGAGTATCTAATGGGACTTTCCACAATAACAATTGTTCTCTTGTTAGGGGTGCATCAGGACGAAATAAAACTGCTGTCGTATCTCCAGATAAAGAACTGGGAATTAATCCTGCTTCTGCTAATCCTTGAACTGTGAGAAAATCAGGATCTTTAGGTAAAACATCTCTAAAAGCAGGTTGATCATTTCCTGATGCTAGACGAATTTGTTTACCAGGATTATTAGCATACATGGTATTATTAGCAGCAACTAGCCAACGAGCATATTCTCTGCGGGTAATGATTTTATTAGGTTGGAATTGGTTATTTCTAGAATTAGAGTTGGGTTGAGTTTGCTCTGGTTCTATTGACAATACACCCAATGTTGCCAAATCTTGAATCTGTTTTCGCCATTCTGCTGGTGCTTGATTTAGGTCACTAAATTCTTGAGGTTCAGATGTGTTTTTTGGGATAACTGGTTGTTGGACTACATTTGCATTGGGTATGATAGGTCCAATAAACTGTGGATTAGGTGGTTGGGCAACTTCACTGGA
It encodes the following:
- a CDS encoding S-layer homology domain-containing protein, yielding MLSSKRPAIFLSMAVLLSSLTACSNSPASKNLEQSLAADPLLQNNPTVFGQAKNKEISTTPTVQLPTDFPQEVPIYPNATLQEVKPANNSENSEPKTITRWQSSDPTNFITSFYRSQFQNQNWQILQQPKDDTEGIFEVKQNNLLLKVTIRPKSVTNVTPNQAQTTTELLIEYLANEIAINQPTINQPDLNQNSNPNSSEVAQPPNPQFIGPIIPNANVVQQPVIPKNTSEPQEFSDLNQAPAEWRKQIQDLATLGVLSIEPEQTQPNSNSRNNQFQPNKIITRREYARWLVAANNTMYANNPGKQIRLASGNDQPAFRDVLPKDPDFLTVQGLAEAGLIPSSLSGDTTAVLFRPDAPLTREQLLLWKVPLDTRQALPAANLEAVKQTWGFQDTEKIDPKALRAILADFQGAQQSNIRRVFGYTTLFQPKKAVTRAEAGAALSYFGIQSEGISATEALKLKV